One region of Flavobacterium sp. KACC 22763 genomic DNA includes:
- a CDS encoding PepSY-associated TM helix domain-containing protein, with protein MAWLHLWLGLASGIIVVIVSLTGCIYVFENEIKDFIEDWRFVEPQEKAFLLPSQLVSIADKKMKDKKATSVTFGAKDEAAIVGYFVEKKEEGERGGRGEKGEHKRGRKDFAKNENAKSELKVQPNEKGKERGKGKGKDEKRKGGRRQGTFISVYMNPYTGDVLNVKTFSRGDSPDFFRWILNGHRALWLPYDIGRPIVGVAVLIFIVLLISGIVLWWPTKWIKSIIDKSFKIKWDASFKRVNYDMHNVFGFYSCIFLFFIAVTGLVWSFGWWSKSLYWVTSGGKPLVENRESPKSDTTHVKEFNITTADKVLLNLRKENPQAAGILISIPAKPADPIGAFVYKQRHTFYNMDRYSFDQQSLKEISIKTPFSGKYVEANIPDKIRRMNYDIHVGSVLGLTGKIIAFLASLISASLPITGFIIWWGKQKFGKKKPVAKPKVATKAIPVSKLKKTAEQEVTA; from the coding sequence ATGGCCTGGCTGCATTTGTGGCTTGGTTTAGCATCTGGAATCATTGTGGTCATTGTCAGTCTTACAGGCTGTATTTATGTTTTTGAAAATGAAATAAAAGATTTTATCGAAGACTGGCGTTTTGTAGAACCTCAGGAAAAAGCATTTTTATTGCCGTCTCAATTGGTTTCGATTGCAGATAAAAAAATGAAAGACAAAAAAGCAACCAGCGTGACTTTTGGAGCAAAAGATGAAGCTGCGATTGTGGGTTATTTTGTAGAGAAAAAAGAAGAAGGAGAAAGGGGAGGACGTGGAGAAAAAGGAGAGCATAAAAGAGGAAGGAAAGATTTTGCTAAAAATGAAAATGCAAAATCAGAACTAAAAGTTCAGCCGAATGAAAAAGGAAAAGAAAGAGGAAAGGGCAAAGGGAAGGATGAAAAACGTAAAGGCGGAAGACGTCAAGGAACATTCATTAGCGTTTATATGAATCCATACACGGGAGATGTATTAAATGTGAAAACCTTTTCTAGAGGAGATTCTCCAGACTTTTTCAGATGGATTTTAAACGGACACCGCGCATTATGGCTTCCTTATGATATTGGAAGACCAATTGTTGGAGTTGCAGTTTTAATTTTTATCGTCTTATTAATTTCAGGCATCGTTTTGTGGTGGCCGACAAAATGGATTAAATCTATTATTGATAAAAGTTTTAAAATAAAATGGGATGCCAGCTTTAAACGTGTCAATTATGACATGCACAATGTATTTGGTTTTTACAGCTGCATTTTCCTGTTTTTTATTGCCGTAACAGGCTTAGTATGGAGTTTTGGATGGTGGAGTAAATCTTTGTATTGGGTTACTTCTGGTGGAAAACCATTGGTTGAAAACCGTGAATCTCCAAAATCAGATACAACTCATGTAAAAGAGTTTAATATTACAACAGCAGATAAAGTTTTGTTGAATTTAAGAAAAGAGAATCCTCAGGCAGCGGGAATTTTAATCAGTATTCCTGCGAAACCTGCAGATCCGATTGGTGCTTTTGTTTACAAGCAAAGACACACTTTTTATAACATGGATCGTTATAGTTTTGATCAGCAAAGCTTGAAAGAAATTTCGATTAAAACACCATTTTCAGGTAAATATGTAGAAGCAAATATTCCAGACAAAATCAGACGTATGAATTACGATATTCACGTAGGAAGTGTTCTCGGGCTAACAGGGAAAATTATTGCGTTTTTGGCGAGCTTAATTTCTGCCAGTTTGCCTATTACTGGATTTATTATCTGGTGGGGAAAACAGAAATTTGGTAAAAAGAAACCTGTAGCAAAACCAAAAGTGGCAACTAAAGCAATTCCTGTTTCTAAATTGAAAAAAACAGCAGAACAAGAAGTTACTGCTTAA